Proteins encoded in a region of the Uloborus diversus isolate 005 chromosome 1, Udiv.v.3.1, whole genome shotgun sequence genome:
- the LOC129225860 gene encoding uncharacterized protein LOC129225860 — MTTQAFIASLKRFFGRRGKCSKIITDNAKTFVGANVEIKRLQKMVRIPDEILSNYFLTEGIQWNFIPPRSPNFGGIWEAGVKSFKFHLKRVIGSQNLTLEEFITILSEIEGVLNSRPLIPMSSEMDNFEILTPGHFLIGRPITTLSEPQLIDVKENTLSKWQRITKFSQQIWKLWKRDYLTHLQQRNKWKFSKNDVKTGTLVLIREENLPSTKWCVGRIIETNIGRDNRVRVVKLCLPSGSTLVRNVRDVCILPVEETV; from the coding sequence ATGACTACACAGGCTTTTATAGCAAGTTTGAAACGTTTTTTCGGCAGGcgaggaaaatgttcaaaaatcattacTGATAATGCTAAAACGTTCGTTGGTGCCAATGTCGAAATCAAGCGATTGCAGAAAATGGTTAGAATTCCCGatgaaattttgtcaaattattttctaaCAGAAGGTATTCAGTGGAATTTCATTCCTCCTAGATCGCCCAATTTTGGTGGCATTTGGGAGGCCGGGGTGAAATCGTTCAAATTCCATTTAAAAAGAGTGATTGGcagtcaaaatttaactttagaagaatttattACAATTTTGTCAGAAATCGAAGGTGTTTTAAATTCCCGGCCTCTCATACCAATGTCATCAGAAAtggacaattttgaaatattaacaccAGGTCACTTTCTTATTGGCAGACCTATCACTACCCTTAGTGAACCACAATTGATTGATGTTAAGGAAAACACCCTTTCTAAGTGGCAAAGGATTACCAAATTTAGTCAACAAATTTGGAAGTTATGGAAAAGGGATTACTTAACCCATTTACAACAGAGAAATAAatggaaatttagcaaaaatgatGTTAAAACAGGGACTCTTGTTCTCATTCGAGAAGAAAACTTGCCATCGACAAAATGGTGTGTTGGCAGAATCATTGAGACGAACATTGGTCGTGATAATAGAGTTCGAGTAGTAAAATTATGTTTGCCAAGTGGAAGCACACTAGTAAGAAATGTTAGAGATGTTTGCATTCTTCCAGTTGAAgaaactgtttaa